The Bryobacteraceae bacterium genome includes a window with the following:
- the nuoM-1 gene encoding NADH:ubiquinone oxidoreductase subunit M yields MSENLLSIVLFTPLAGLLVLLFIPREKTSLIRWWANLAAAAGFLVSLPLLFRFDRAAEGYQFVEKREWIPSLGVSYFIGIDGISLLLVMLTTAMGLVAIFYSWDVIKTREKEYYAMFLLQQTGMIGVFVSLDFLLFYIFWELVLVPMYFIIGVWGGPRKLYAAIKFFLYTLAGGVLMLLGILTLYFQYAGQYGRYTFEITELMRLNLPLGLQQWVFWAFFLGFAIKVPMFPFHTWLPDAHTEAPTAGSVILAAVLLKMGTYGFIRFSLPLLPRASADQTIVTVLIVLSLIGILYGALVSLMQQDWKKLVAYSSVSHLGFCTLGIFALNEAGISGSVIQQLNHGISTGMLFLIVGVIYERRHTRMIAEYGGLAHVMPNYAIVFAFAMLSSAGLPLLNGFVGEFTILQGAFQANRWWAALAVPGIVFGAAYLLWLYQRTMLGEVTNEKNKGLPDLNWREWAVFVPLMIWALSIGVYPKPYFDILEKPVAQIVHRVHQTSASVAQAADTAREAVSR; encoded by the coding sequence ATGAGTGAGAATCTGCTTTCGATCGTCCTGTTCACGCCGCTGGCCGGGCTGCTGGTGCTGCTGTTCATCCCGCGCGAGAAGACGTCGCTGATCCGCTGGTGGGCGAACCTGGCGGCGGCGGCGGGCTTCCTCGTTTCGCTGCCGCTGCTGTTCCGTTTCGACCGGGCGGCGGAAGGCTATCAGTTTGTCGAGAAGCGCGAGTGGATCCCGTCGCTGGGCGTCAGCTACTTCATCGGCATCGACGGCATCAGCCTGCTGCTGGTGATGCTGACGACGGCGATGGGGCTCGTCGCCATCTTCTACTCGTGGGACGTCATCAAGACGCGCGAGAAGGAATACTACGCGATGTTCCTTCTGCAGCAGACGGGCATGATCGGCGTGTTCGTCTCGCTGGACTTCCTGCTGTTTTACATCTTCTGGGAGCTGGTGCTGGTGCCGATGTATTTCATCATCGGCGTCTGGGGCGGTCCGCGGAAGCTGTATGCAGCCATCAAATTCTTCCTCTACACGCTGGCGGGCGGCGTGTTGATGCTGCTCGGCATCCTGACGCTGTATTTCCAGTACGCGGGGCAGTACGGGCGCTACACGTTCGAGATCACGGAGCTGATGAGGCTGAACCTCCCGCTGGGGCTGCAGCAGTGGGTGTTCTGGGCGTTCTTCCTCGGCTTCGCGATCAAGGTGCCGATGTTCCCCTTCCATACGTGGCTGCCGGATGCGCATACCGAGGCGCCGACCGCCGGTTCCGTCATCCTGGCTGCCGTGCTGCTGAAGATGGGAACCTACGGCTTCATCCGGTTCTCGCTGCCGCTGCTGCCGCGGGCGAGCGCGGATCAGACGATCGTGACGGTGCTGATCGTGCTCTCGCTGATCGGAATTCTCTACGGCGCGCTCGTCAGCCTGATGCAGCAGGACTGGAAGAAGCTCGTGGCGTATTCCTCTGTCAGCCACCTCGGCTTCTGCACGCTGGGCATCTTTGCGCTGAATGAAGCCGGCATCTCGGGCTCCGTGATCCAGCAGCTCAACCACGGCATTTCCACGGGCATGCTCTTCCTGATCGTCGGCGTCATCTACGAGCGGCGGCATACGCGCATGATCGCCGAGTACGGCGGGCTGGCGCACGTGATGCCGAACTACGCCATCGTGTTCGCCTTCGCGATGCTTTCGAGCGCGGGGCTGCCTCTGCTGAACGGATTCGTGGGCGAGTTCACGATCCTGCAGGGCGCTTTCCAGGCCAACCGGTGGTGGGCGGCGCTGGCGGTGCCGGGCATCGTGTTCGGAGCGGCGTATCTGCTGTGGCTCTACCAGCGGACGATGCTCGGGGAAGTGACCAACGAAAAGAACAAAGGGCTGCCGGATCTGAACTGGCGCGAGTGGGCGGTCTTCGTGCCGCTGATGATCTGGGCGCTGTCGATCGGCGTGTATCCGAAGCCCTACTTCGACATTCTCGAAAAGCCGGTGGCGCAGATCGTGCACCGCGTGCACCAGACCTCGGCATCGGTGGCGCAGGCGGCTGACACGGCGCGGGAGGCGGTTTCGCGATGA